The following coding sequences are from one Plasmodium gaboni strain SY75 chromosome 10, whole genome shotgun sequence window:
- a CDS encoding hypothetical protein (conserved Plasmodium protein, unknown function), producing the protein MSQSNNKITRAQIEGIKSSELELFKSMIIPFNATVEQYNKDDESAIVQFKNGVEKKHIESLGSYKIKPLSYDSSDKSDQSLRKRNVNFICDRIVIDEHDIMNIFLNATLIAPVIFVLLSMLIFFSIF; encoded by the exons atgagtcaatcaaataataaaataaccAGAGCACAAATAGAAGGCATAAAAAGTTCGGAACTAGAACTTTTTAAAAGTATGATAATTCCATTCAACGCTACAGTTgaacaatataataaagatga tgAGAGCGCTATAGTACAATTTAAAAATGGCgtagaaaaaaaacatatagAATCCTTAGgatcatataaaataaaaccATT gTCCTATGATTCGAGTGACAAAAGTGATCAg agtttaagaaaaagaaatgtaaattttatatgtgATAGAATTGTAATTGATGAACATGATATAATGAACATTTTCCTTAACGCCAc GCTCATTGCTCCAGTCATATTTGTCTTATTAAGtatgttaatatttttttccattttttgA